From one Stigmatopora nigra isolate UIUO_SnigA chromosome 8, RoL_Snig_1.1, whole genome shotgun sequence genomic stretch:
- the ints4 gene encoding integrator complex subunit 4 — MAAHLKKRVYEEFSRVVQVPAEDAPSKKLRLCKPSKSAALHVDLCKAANGTDALHLLLQFARKPVEAESVEGVVRILLEHYYKEKDKSVRLKMASLMGVLATTEGFAPDCIVEDLLAVVHNEKSHQVLAQLLDTLLTVGARIPAAAVARRLADVGRRHLSDASFGVRNKCLQLLGRLGGVAATADGVKAGEVAGDVPSVISDYFADRDPRVRAAALKAMLQLHERGLKIQQGIYEQACRLLADDYEQVRSAAVQMVWVLSVLYPESIVPIPSSNEEIRLADDAFGKISHMVGDGSWMVRVQAAKTLGSMSHVSPHFLEQTLDKKLMSDLRRKRTAHERAKELFASGEFSSGRKWADDAPKEKVDTNTVNLIASGACGAFVHGLEDEMFEVRIAAVEAVCRLAGSSPAFADKCLDFLVDMFNDEIEEVRLQSIHVLRQISTHITLREDQLDTVLAVLEDSSRDIREALHELLCYANVSTKECVQLALLELLKNLNKYPADRNSVWKCLKFLGGRHPMLVLPLVPELLSTHPYFDTPEPDMDDPAYIAVLVLVFNAAQWCPTMPALFSDHTFRHYAYLRDSLSHLVPPLRLPGRKQLHGLERADCQGVESARLFLRQSLERVVAVQNLEAPGARELLVFTIRDLERLGRLQTELAGAADFCATYLRCQLLLIKALQEKLWKTAVPLCPRQNVTAAAAAGQVLEESYKLEFMYSGLQSRQLAVIHHVRLQARALNLVLAARATGGEDHLLGACEKFLQELDSFHRMFAAELPHLRDAFAERLAEAARRPAARKPPELVRILQTALRQSALPQLALPPQLHRAMANIIEPTGESDNPLKFTSGLVLALDVDATLEHVRDPHNSVKVEVVYPDGQSHVIQPKPGDFRQPGPQRHRLITQIYLSHGAWTEPCQVEVRLLLAYGSSSFAGDSKTAWSDGSDVPDGPDGLPSPEGGAEGTIPFSEPVKVFIVPKPARR, encoded by the exons ATGGCGGCGCACCTGAAAAAGCGAGTGTACGAGGAATTCTCCAGGGTGGTTCAG GTCCCCGCCGAGGATGCCCCGTCCAAGAAGCTTCGCCTGTGCAAGCCCAGCAAGTCGGCGGCGCTGCACGTGGATCTGTGCAAGGCGGCCAACGGCACCGACGCCTTGCACCTGCTGCTGCAGTTTGCCCGCAAGCCCGTGGAGGCCGAGAGCGTGGAAGGCGTGGTGCGGATCCTCCTGGAGCATTACTATAAG GAAAAGGACAAGTCGGTGCGGCTGAAGATGGCCTCGCTGATGGGCGTGCTGGCCACCACCGAGGGCTTCGCTCCCGACTGCATCGTGGAGGACCTGCTGGCCGTCGTCCACAACGAGA AGTCTCATCAGGTTTTGGCGCAGCTGCTGGACACGCTGCTGACGGTGGGGGCGCGGATCCCCGCCGCGGCCGTGGCCCGGCGGCTGGCCGACGTGGGCCGCCGCCACCTGTCGGACGCCTCCTTTGGCGTCAGGAACAAGTGCCTGCAGCTGCTGGGACGCCTAGGGGGCGTCGCCGCCACTGCCGACGGGGTTAAAGCGGGCGAGGTGGCCG GAGACGTGCCGAGCGTCATCAGCGACTATTTTGCCGACCGCGACCCCAGAGTGCGGGCCGCCGCCCTCAAAGCCATG CTGCAGCTTCACGAGAGGGGCCTGAAGATCCAGCAGGGCATTTACGAGCAG GCCTGCCGGCTGCTGGCCGACGACTACGAGCAAGTTCGCTCGGCCGCCGTTCAGATGGTTTGGGTGCTCAGCGTCCTCTACCCAGAGAG CATCGTGCCCATCCCGTCGTCCAACGAGGAGATCCGCCTGGCGGACGACGCCTTCGGGAAGATCAGCCACATGGTCGGCGACGGCTCGTGGATGGTTCGCGTGCAAGCCGCCAAAACGCTG GGCTCCATGTCCCACGTCAGTCCTCACTTCCTGGAGCAGACTCTGGACAAGAAGCTGATGTCGGATCTGCGG AGGAAGCGCACGGCCCACGAGCGCGCCAAGGAACTCTTTGCCTCGGGCGAGTTCTCCAGCGGCAGGAAGTGGGCCGACGACGCCCCCAAGGAGAAGGTGGACACCAACACGGTCAACCTGATCGCCTCGGGGGCCTGCGGAGCCTTCGTCCACGGCCTGGAGGACGAGATGTTCG AGGTCCGCATCGCGGCGGTGGAGGCGGTGTGCCGGCTGGCCGGCTCGTCGCCGGCCTTTGCCGACAAGTGCCTGGACTTCCTGGTGGACATGTTCAACGACGAGATCGAGGAGGTGCGCCTGCAGTCCATCCACGTGCTGCGACAGATCTCCACTCACATTACGCTGCGCGAAGACCAGCTGGACACGGTGCTGGCCGTGTTGGAG GACTCGTCTCGCGACATCCGAGAAGCTTTGCACGAACTGCTGTGCTACGCCAACGTGTCCACCAAGGAGTGCGTCCAGCTGGCCCTGCTGGAGCTGCTGAAGAATCTCAACAAGTATCCGGCCGATCGCAACTCTGTCTGGAA GTGCCTGAAGTTTTTGGGCGGGCGCCACCCCATGCTGGTGTTGCCTCTGGTCCCGGAGCTCCTCAGCACGCACCCTTACTTTGACACGCCGGAACCCGACATGGACGACCCGGCCT ACATCGCCGTCCTGGTGCTGGTGTTCAACGCGGCCCAGTGGTGTCCCACCATGCCGGCGCTCTTCTCGGACCACACCTTCCGACACTACGCCTACCTCAGGGACAGCCTCTCGCACCTGGTGCCGCCTCTCCGG TTGCCGGGGAGGAAGCAGCTCCACGGTCTGGAGCGGGCCGACTGTCAGGGCGTGGAGTCGGCTCGCCTCTTCCTGCGGCAAAGTCTAGAGCGGGTGGTCGCCGTCCAGAATCTGGAGGCCCCCGGGGCCCGGGAACTTTTGGTCTTCACCATCCG GGACTTGGAGAGACTGGGCCGGCTGCAGACGGAGCTGGCCGGAGCCGCCGACTTCTGCGCCACCTACCTGCGCTGCCAGCTTCTCCTCATCAAG GCGCTGCAGGAGAAGCTGTGGAAGACGGCGGTGCCCCTCTGCCCCAGGCAGAAcgtgacggcggcggcggccgccggGCAG GTTCTAGAGGAGAGCTACAAATTGGAGTTCATGTACAGCGGGCTCCAGAGCAGACAGCTGGCTGTCATCCATCACGTACGCCTGCAGGCGCGGGCGCTCAACCTGGTCCTCGCCGCTCGCGCCACTGGCGG GGAGGATCATCTCCTCGGCGCTTGTGAAAAGTTCCTGCAGGAGCTGGACTCTTTCCACAG AATGTTTGCGGCCGAGCTCCCTCACCTGCGGGACGCTTTTGCAGAGCGGCTGGCGGAGGCGGCTCGCCGACCGGCGGCCCGCAAACCCCCCGAGCTGGTCCGGATCCTCCAGACGGCCCTGAGGCAGAGCGCTCTGCCGCAGCTGGCGCTCCCGCCTCAG CTCCACCGAGCCATGGCCAACATCATCGAACCCACGGGAGAGTCGGACAACCCGCTCAAGTTCACTTCGGGCCTGGTGCTGGCGCTGGACGTGGACGCCACGCTGGAGCACGTCCGCGACCCCCACAATAGCGTCAAAGTGGAG gtgGTTTACCCCGACGGCCAGAGTCACGTGATCCAGCCCAAGCCCGGTGACTTCCGGCAACCGGGACCGCAGCGCCACCGACTCATCACCCAGATCTACTTGTCGCACGGCGCCTGGACGG AGCCCTGTCAGGTAGAAGTGCGCCTCCTGCTGGCTTACGGCTCCTCCTCCTTCGCCGGCGACTCCAAGACGGCGTGGAGCGACGGCTCCGACGTGCCCGACGGCCCCGACGGCCTCCCGTCACCGGAGGGCGGCGCCGAGGGAACCATCCCCTTCAGTGAGCCCGTCAAAGTCTTCATCGTGCCCAAACCCGCCAGACGCTAA
- the LOC144200368 gene encoding uncharacterized protein LOC144200368 isoform X2 translates to MASSWPGEVDDYKARSSGRRSLAGSRPRFSYTEVKMLLEEVKRNRYILLRKFNHGVSAEAKKQKWAEITDQINGLGQNHREVRQIMKKWADLKCDGKRRMALLLCAPAGSAGRRKRKSLDSVEKMVHGILLMSPTADAPGEADQWEPEATPLAKPNREPGAPESKSTAGYSYRDARDGSLLGGLNLDFSPLSSPDKEMSGDPFHSSEEDAGPPSERDDKSVAARPEGGEYEEEDDDEEEDSSSSLSRGPSPLPSSGGLAQLARRSVRQQRAGRHLLASVSRSLGTLGRSLRALADGQRDFVRQSLTLQRETLGVLKGFSAAALTALRDGAERRRTLARDSDAPPADPL, encoded by the exons ATGGCGAGCTCCTGGCCGGGGGAGGTCGACGACTACAAGGCCAGATCGTCCGGCCGGCGGAGCCTGGCGGGCTCCAGGCCCAGGTTCTCCTACACCGAAGTGAAAATGCTGCTGGAAGAAGTCAAGAGGAACCGCTACATCTTGCTGC GAAAGTTTAACCACGGCGTGTCGGCGGAGGCCAAGAAGCAGAAGTGGGCGGAGATTACCGATCAGATCAACGGTCTGGGACAGAACCACCGAGAG GTGCGGCAAATCATGAAGAAGTGGGCGGACCTCAAGTGCGACGGCAAGCGGCGCATGGCCCTCCTCCTGTGCGCCCCCGCCGGCTCGGCGGGCCGCAGGAAGAGGAAGTCGCTGGACTCGGTGGAGAAGATGGTCCACGGGATCCTGCTCATGAGTCCCACGGCAG ACGCGCCGGGCGAGGCGGACCAGTGGGAGCCGGAAGCCACCCCATTGGCAAAGCCAAATCGAGAGCCGGGCGCCCCGGAGAGCAAAAGCACGGCCGGCTACTCTTACCGGGACGCCCGCGACGGCTCGCTGCTGGGAGGACTCAACCTGGACTTTTCTCCTCTTTCCTCGCCGGACAAGGAAATGAGCG GAGACCCCTTCCACTCTTCGGAGGAGGACGcag GGCCCCCGTCGGAGCGTGACGACAAGTCGGTGGCGGCGCGCCCCGAGGGCGGCGAGTACGAAGAagaagacgacgacgaggaggaggactcttcctcctccctctcccGCGGGCCGTCGCCACTGCCGTCGTCGGGCGGCCTGGCCCAGCTGGCGCGCCGCAGCGTGCGGCAGCAGCGCGCCGGGCGCCACCTGCTGGCATCCGTCTCGCGCTCGCTGGGCACGCTGGGGCGCTCGCTGCGGGCGCTGGCCGACGGCCAGCGGGACTTTGTGCGCCAGTCGCTGACGCTGCAGCGAGAGACGCTGGGCGTGCTGAAAGGCTTCTCGGCCGCCGCCCTGACGGCGCTGAGGGACGGGGCCGAGCGCCGCCGGACGCTCGCCAGGGACTCGGACGCCCCGCCCGCCGACCCGCTTTAA
- the LOC144200368 gene encoding uncharacterized protein LOC144200368 isoform X1: protein MASSWPGEVDDYKARSSGRRSLAGSRPRFSYTEVKMLLEEVKRNRYILLRKFNHGVSAEAKKQKWAEITDQINGLGQNHREVRQIMKKWADLKCDGKRRMALLLCAPAGSAGRRKRKSLDSVEKMVHGILLMSPTADAPGEADQWEPEATPLAKPNREPGAPESKSTAGYSYRDARDGSLLGGLNLDFSPLSSPDKEMSGEPGLGGVGDGGKSTGRSFPSTLAFFAGDPFHSSEEDAGPPSERDDKSVAARPEGGEYEEEDDDEEEDSSSSLSRGPSPLPSSGGLAQLARRSVRQQRAGRHLLASVSRSLGTLGRSLRALADGQRDFVRQSLTLQRETLGVLKGFSAAALTALRDGAERRRTLARDSDAPPADPL from the exons ATGGCGAGCTCCTGGCCGGGGGAGGTCGACGACTACAAGGCCAGATCGTCCGGCCGGCGGAGCCTGGCGGGCTCCAGGCCCAGGTTCTCCTACACCGAAGTGAAAATGCTGCTGGAAGAAGTCAAGAGGAACCGCTACATCTTGCTGC GAAAGTTTAACCACGGCGTGTCGGCGGAGGCCAAGAAGCAGAAGTGGGCGGAGATTACCGATCAGATCAACGGTCTGGGACAGAACCACCGAGAG GTGCGGCAAATCATGAAGAAGTGGGCGGACCTCAAGTGCGACGGCAAGCGGCGCATGGCCCTCCTCCTGTGCGCCCCCGCCGGCTCGGCGGGCCGCAGGAAGAGGAAGTCGCTGGACTCGGTGGAGAAGATGGTCCACGGGATCCTGCTCATGAGTCCCACGGCAG ACGCGCCGGGCGAGGCGGACCAGTGGGAGCCGGAAGCCACCCCATTGGCAAAGCCAAATCGAGAGCCGGGCGCCCCGGAGAGCAAAAGCACGGCCGGCTACTCTTACCGGGACGCCCGCGACGGCTCGCTGCTGGGAGGACTCAACCTGGACTTTTCTCCTCTTTCCTCGCCGGACAAGGAAATGAGCGGTGAGCCAGGTTTGGGGGGGGTGGGCGACGGCGGGAAGTCAACCGGCCGCTCTTTTCCTTCCACTTTGGCCTTTTTCGCAGGAGACCCCTTCCACTCTTCGGAGGAGGACGcag GGCCCCCGTCGGAGCGTGACGACAAGTCGGTGGCGGCGCGCCCCGAGGGCGGCGAGTACGAAGAagaagacgacgacgaggaggaggactcttcctcctccctctcccGCGGGCCGTCGCCACTGCCGTCGTCGGGCGGCCTGGCCCAGCTGGCGCGCCGCAGCGTGCGGCAGCAGCGCGCCGGGCGCCACCTGCTGGCATCCGTCTCGCGCTCGCTGGGCACGCTGGGGCGCTCGCTGCGGGCGCTGGCCGACGGCCAGCGGGACTTTGTGCGCCAGTCGCTGACGCTGCAGCGAGAGACGCTGGGCGTGCTGAAAGGCTTCTCGGCCGCCGCCCTGACGGCGCTGAGGGACGGGGCCGAGCGCCGCCGGACGCTCGCCAGGGACTCGGACGCCCCGCCCGCCGACCCGCTTTAA
- the LOC144200370 gene encoding calpain small subunit 1-like, with protein MNFAKHFIGGILNVVSNIDPAIFIPSAPPPPRRPLAFEEAHENDEEKAFRRAFKKLAGDDMELSPKELMNTLNQVLAKHEDLKTDGFSIESCRSMVAVMDSDSTGKLGFHEFKHMWKNIKKWQKVYEAHDKDGSGVICARELGPAFQDAGFPLKDELYKMIIRRYSDEHGDMDFDNFVGCLVRLDAMCNAFKTLDKGNSGSISLDIQEWLQLTMYS; from the exons ATGAATTTCGCCAAACACTTTATCGGCGGCATCTTGAACGTGGTCAG CAACATCGACCCGGCCATCTTCATCCCGTCGGCTCCg CCTCCGCCCCGCCGACCTCTGGCCTTCGAGGAAGCTCACGAGAACGATGAGGAGAAGGCCTTCCGCAGGGCTTTCAAGAAGCTGGCCGGAGAT GACATGGAATTGAGCCCCAAAGAGTTGATGAACACCCTCAACCAAGTGCTGGCCAAGC ATGAAGATTTGAAGACGGACGGCTTCAGCATCGAGTCGTGCCGAAGCATGGTGGCCGTCATGGAC AGCGACAGCACGGGCAAGCTGGGCTTCCACGAGTTCAAGCACATGTGGAAGAACATCAAGAAGTGGCAGAAAGTCTACGAGGCCCACGACAAGGACGGCTCGGGCGTCATCTGCGCCCGAGAGTTGGGGCCCGCCTTCCAGGACGCGG GTTTCCCCCTCAAGGACGAACTGTACAAGATGATCATCCGGCGCTACAGCGACGAGCACGGCGACATGGACTTTGACAACTTTGTGGGCTGCCTGGTGCGGCTGGACGCCATGTGCA ATGCCTTCAAGACGCTGGACAAAGGCAACAGCGGCTCCATCAGCCTGGACATCCAAGAG TGGCTCCAACTGACCATGTACTCGTGA